Part of the Arvicanthis niloticus isolate mArvNil1 chromosome 2, mArvNil1.pat.X, whole genome shotgun sequence genome, CTACTCTCCCTTAAACTGTCTTCTGCCCACTCATTTGTATTGATAGTCTCCTGAGTTTTGttgattattataatatatatttatgaatgtatatatatatacaaaaatatataaatataatatgattaattattttttgtatatatgtttgtatatatatggtTTCAGAGATGACCACTCTGCATTAGACTACCCAATAATACACCTAACCCCTAAGAGAGGCTAATTCTCATTGTCCCATCAGTAATTAGTTGCTTATAAATCTTTGATATTGTCTTTGTTAGAATTTTTCACtgattgtttatttatatttagttacATGTTTAGTGACAAGACAATCTTATTCTATCCATAATTAACATTGTACACCAGAGTTTTTGCATAGAGTTTTTCATCTCTGAATTTCTTAAAGTATAGATTAAAGGATTTAGCATGGGagtaaaaactgtataaaatacAGTAATGTATTTGTCACTAGAAAAGTTATAAACAGGTCTGGCATACATGAAAATGCAGGGAACAAAAAAGAGTGTAACTACCATCATGTGGGAGCTGCAGGTAGACAGGGCTTTGCGCCTCCCTTCCTGACTGTAATTCTTGAGAGATCTAAGGATGATTCCATAGGACATTATGAGCAGTATAAAGACTACAATGCACATAGCTCCACCATTGGCAATGAGGGTGAGACCAATGAAGTAGGTGTCAGTGCATGCAAGTCCCAGTAATGGGGACATGTCACACATAAAGTGGTCAATAATATTTGGACCACAGAAAGGAAGGTTGAAAACAAAGACAATTTGAATCATGGAGTGTGTAAAACCTCCAATCCAGGAAAATCCCAACAAAATGATACAAACCTTTCGATTCATGATAGTCAAATAGTGCAGTGGCTTACAGATTgccacatagcgatcataggccattGCCACCAAAATGACAATCTCAGTACCACCAAATAAATGCTCTATAAAGAGTTGACTCATGCAAGCTGTGAAGGAGATGGACTTTTCATCACATAGCAAGTCCATAATCAACTTTGGTGAGATGGAAGTGGAATAAACAATGTCCAGGAATGAAAGACAGGCAAGGAAGAAGTACATTGGGGAGCCCAAAGAGGGGCTGGCAATCACTGTCATCACAATAAGCAGGTTGCCAACCATTGTCACAATGTAGATGAGCAAAAACATGACAAATAATACTATTTGACCTGCAGGATCCTGAGTGAGTCCTAGAAGGACAAATTCTGTGACATTGTTTCTTTCTCCCATTAACCCTTTCAGTGGGCTCTTATCAAAGATGGCATCTCATTAGAAGAAGATTTGTGTGAAGTTATGAGCATGATTCTATCATGACATGG contains:
- the LOC117703668 gene encoding olfactory receptor 4A5-like — its product is MGERNNVTEFVLLGLTQDPAGQIVLFVMFLLIYIVTMVGNLLIVMTVIASPSLGSPMYFFLACLSFLDIVYSTSISPKLIMDLLCDEKSISFTACMSQLFIEHLFGGTEIVILVAMAYDRYVAICKPLHYLTIMNRKVCIILLGFSWIGGFTHSMIQIVFVFNLPFCGPNIIDHFMCDMSPLLGLACTDTYFIGLTLIANGGAMCIVVFILLIMSYGIILRSLKNYSQEGRRKALSTCSSHMMVVTLFFVPCIFMYARPVYNFSSDKYITVFYTVFTPMLNPLIYTLRNSEMKNSMQKLWCTMLIMDRIRLSCH